In one window of Pseudomonadota bacterium DNA:
- a CDS encoding S8 family peptidase yields the protein MWLRRHDGNELARLMEFALLQKLDVSERRLQFDERIVTLVKATPNELASSIDVLNDVAEVQRAKETAAVFVDMGPDEQADWAKELLARVTSPGGDAPAACILDTGVNRGHPLLEVAVAAEDCTAVDPTWGHHDDGGGPDMMGHGTQMAGLALYGDLTPVLAGSEPVHLQHRLESVKILPPNGANPPELYGTITAEAASRVEVQAPDRARCFAMAVTATDKRDRGKPTSWSSAVDALAAGRVFDQTTQGLVYLDDDGDDHHWRLFVVSAGNVDGNSLAVAHLDQSDTDPVHDPAQAWNALTVGAFTERISIQDASWQGWEPVAAAGDLSPWSTTSVTFAKQWPLKPDVVFEGGNVVRNSKDEVDFPCADLCLLSTHFKPAEKPFVVSYATSAATAQAARMAATIKAQYPDLWPEAVRGLIVHSAEWTRAMQGHLRGAGGKREREMLVRRYGFGVPRLSRALRSASDSLTLIAQGSIRPFAPGDKDPKKRTMGDIHFFELPWPTDVLQSLALVPS from the coding sequence GTGTGGCTGCGCCGGCACGACGGCAACGAACTCGCGCGTTTGATGGAGTTTGCATTGCTCCAGAAGCTCGACGTGAGCGAGCGGCGTCTTCAGTTCGATGAACGCATCGTGACACTCGTAAAGGCAACGCCGAACGAACTCGCCAGCTCCATCGACGTGCTCAACGACGTTGCGGAGGTCCAGCGCGCGAAGGAGACGGCAGCCGTGTTCGTGGACATGGGCCCCGACGAACAGGCCGACTGGGCGAAGGAGCTACTTGCGCGCGTGACGTCGCCGGGCGGCGACGCGCCGGCTGCGTGCATTCTCGACACGGGTGTGAACCGCGGCCATCCGCTCCTCGAGGTCGCGGTGGCTGCCGAAGACTGCACGGCAGTTGATCCGACGTGGGGCCATCACGACGACGGAGGCGGTCCCGACATGATGGGGCACGGAACGCAGATGGCGGGGTTGGCCCTCTATGGCGACCTCACTCCTGTTCTCGCTGGATCTGAGCCGGTGCATCTCCAGCACCGCCTCGAATCCGTGAAGATCCTGCCACCAAACGGAGCAAACCCACCAGAACTCTACGGAACCATCACCGCTGAAGCCGCAAGCCGCGTCGAAGTCCAGGCACCCGACCGAGCCCGCTGCTTCGCGATGGCCGTCACTGCCACCGACAAACGGGACCGAGGCAAGCCGACTTCGTGGTCTTCTGCCGTCGATGCGTTGGCGGCGGGTCGCGTGTTCGACCAGACGACACAGGGTTTGGTCTATCTCGATGACGACGGCGATGACCACCATTGGCGTCTCTTCGTCGTCAGCGCCGGCAATGTCGATGGGAACTCGCTCGCAGTCGCCCATCTCGACCAGAGCGACACAGACCCCGTGCACGACCCGGCGCAGGCGTGGAATGCCCTAACCGTCGGCGCATTCACCGAGCGGATCTCCATCCAGGATGCGTCTTGGCAGGGATGGGAGCCCGTCGCGGCGGCTGGCGACCTATCTCCGTGGAGCACCACGTCGGTCACGTTCGCCAAACAGTGGCCCCTGAAGCCCGACGTGGTTTTCGAGGGGGGAAACGTCGTGCGCAACAGCAAGGACGAGGTGGACTTCCCCTGCGCCGATCTCTGTCTCCTGTCCACCCACTTCAAGCCTGCCGAAAAGCCGTTCGTCGTTTCCTACGCGACCAGTGCTGCCACGGCCCAGGCTGCACGGATGGCTGCGACCATCAAGGCCCAGTATCCAGACCTCTGGCCCGAAGCTGTCCGCGGCCTGATTGTGCACTCAGCAGAGTGGACCCGGGCCATGCAGGGGCACCTTCGTGGTGCCGGTGGCAAGCGCGAGCGCGAGATGCTCGTGCGGCGGTACGGCTTCGGCGTCCCGCGACTCAGTCGGGCCCTGCGCAGCGCGAGCGACTCCCTCACGCTCATCGCCCAAGGCTCGATCCGGCCCTTCGCGCCCGGGGACAAGGACCCGAAGAAGCGAACCATGGGCGACATCCACTTCTTCGAATTGCCCTGGCCGACGGATGTCCTGCAGAGCCTCGCGCTCGTGCCGTCCTGA